TCATTCCTTGGGAAAAGCCGGAAAAAAAAGAACTTCCAAGCTATCAAGAAGTGTTGGCGCTTATGAAAAATGATCCACCGCAAATCGAATGGGGAGGAAAAAGGTTAACACTAAACGTACTGTCCGTTTATGGCCTGTTTCGTCACCCGAAATATACCGATGATTACGCTAACGTCAAACATGCTGAAACATCGGCCCAGCAACAATACCATGATGGCTTTCGCTGGGAAATGCGCGCCCGTGTTGGCTTGCCACAAACGTCAATACTGGAGCTGAAAGCTGCATTTGGATGGCCATCGTTACTGAATCTCCGCTGGGGAAAAGTAAAGTATCATGCGCTTTATGTACACGAAACATTAACAACCAATAACAAATTTACAATCCTGCACATCACCGATACGCATATCGCGCAACGCAACGACAAGATACCCGAAATACTCTCGACTGTGCGTAATATCAGGGAATGCGAGGATCTATCCAACCGTTATGTTAACTTTAATGACAATTTACGGGCACTCATCAAGGAAGCCAATAAAAGAGCCAAGGCCGGGGAAAATGTTCTCGTGATCCTGACGGGTGATATTATCGATCATTATCACGATGGCTGGATTGATGGCGTGTTTGTTTGTGGACAAGGCAATGACCCCAAAGATAAACGTAGCGAGGTATTTGGTTCGTCCTGGGGTTATTCCAATGTCTCGAAATTTATAGAAATTATCCTCGCCAAAGATCAGCAAGGAGAAGCTTTGAACTGCCCGCTACTCGTGGTTCCCGGTAATCATGATTATCTGATGAACGAAGTGCTGTTAAACATGCATTTTACCGCCGAAGGCTGGATGAAACTGGCGGCAGATATTTTGGGAAAAACCATATCTATTAATAAGAACTCGGCTTCCTCTTTTGGCTTGACTGATAATGAGGGACGAGAATATGACTATTTCTCATTTCCTGGTTATGATAAAAGGAGCAAAGCTGACAGACAAACCTTTAAAAGCAACATTCAGCATAACGATTGGCGCGCGACTATCTCAAATTATTGGCCTTATTGGCTTGCAAAACCAAAATCATGGCAGTTTAGTCAATATCTGCACCAAGTCAGTTACGATCTGGAATTTAATTACCATCTCGGCAATCACCAATTACTTCTGCTTAATACCGGAAACGATCGTTATCCACGATTTGAGGAATTTGCCGGTATTGAATCCACACCGGAATGGGCGTCCGATTATATTCATAATGGCCCCCACAGTCGCGGCATTACTACCAGACACTTGGAAATGACTAAAGAGGCTCTGGACTCAGCATCAAAAGAAGGTCTACTACTGATTTTTCTCCATGCTCCGCTAATGAGCCTGGAGAAAGATGAAACAACCGGTATAGAAGTGCTTTATGAAGACAATCATGCAAAAGCAAAGAAACCCACAGAACAGGAAAAGGGTAATGAAGTTAGCCATAAGCTTGTAGAGTTATACGGTACCGACTGGAAAAAATTACAAGCGAAGGGTTTTCCACTTTTCGGAACAAAATACTTCAAGAAAGGTGAACGAGATCCATGCCTTAACTTTAGCAGTTCAGACGGCGAAGTAGTCAAATTTCTGGATAGTCTTTGTCGGGTTACTGGCGAACCAACCGGCACGCCAACTCTGGTATTCTCGGGACATACGCATAAAGCCCACGAGTTTAGGATTGAAAAAATAGATGATGTCAGCACCCCGAATTCAAAAAATTTCTATTATTATACGGATACCTATTGTCATAAATATTTTGGCAAGACAAGCAATGGCCTGGCACTGATCTTTCGTCTTGAATGGCTAAAAACAAACAGCCCTTTATTATTAACGTCGGCAGCATTGAAGCTGGGGAGTAGAAACCGGCAAGGTGAATGGATAGGTCAACCGCAGTACCGTGAAATTATGGTCGACGGACAGGCCGTGGTAAGCCTGGAAATGAAAGATTTACCAATGGTCGATTTTTTATCAACCGCCAAAATGACACCGGCATGCTGGAATATTGCCTTACGCGCCGATAACGGCATGTACGTCTGTGCGGAACTGGGTGGCGGGCGCGAATTAATAGTAAATCGTACTATGGCAAAAGAATGGGAAACCTTTGAAATGAGCCTGTTGGAAAGTAATTTTATTGCCTTAAAATCCTGGAATGGACAATTCGTTAAAGCAGTTGGTGGCGGTGGCGGTAAAGTGAATGCCGATAGCGCCAGTATTGGCGATCAAGAAACCTTTCAACTCACTCGAATAGGTTCCAATAAGATTGCTCTAAGAACAAAATCCAAGGGTAAATATGTTTGTGCAGAAGCAGGCGGCGGAAGAGAGCTTGTAGCCAATAGAGACCAAATAGGTCCTTGGGAAACTTTTACCCTGATTCCGTTGGATCACCTCTCAACACCGAAAGCTGTTTCAGGAGCAATCATCAGCACTCAACCAAGACGTATAAAATTAATATGGAAAACAGTTATCGGTGCAGCAAACTATAACGTAGAAGTGCAGTATCAATCTGCCGATGGCAAATGGCACTCTGCCGCCACCAAAATCTTGCCGGAAACCGAATGGGTTGTCGATTTCTTGGGCGCATATCCAGGCCAGTGGCGGGTATCTGCTCAAGCTGAATTTGCACTGGAAAGCGAAAAAAGTCCCTGGATGGCATTCAAGTTTACCCAATAAAGCCAACAGCGATGACTACCTGAATAAGCTGTTTAAGCAGGGTTATAGCGATTACCTCGTGAAACCCGCATTTGTTAACCCGACGGTGTATTTTTATGATATCGCTTTATCAACCAAATGCACGCGCTGGGTAACGCCGCACACCAGCGTGTAAGGTATGGTATCGGCACACCGGGCAATTTCTTCAACAGCCAGGCCGTCGCCCCACAACGTTACCGGATCGCCAGGTTTGGCATGAGGTTGTGTTGCCAAGTCAACGGTAATCATGTCCATGGAGACTTTGCCAATCAACGGAACACGCTGTCCGTTAACCAGTACAGGCGTTCCGGCTTTGGCATAACGTGGATAACCATCGGCATAACCAATCGCTACAACGCCCAGTGTGGTCGGCTTTTCACATATCCATGACCCTGAATAGCCTACTTTATCGCCTTGTTCCAGGGTTTTTACTGAAATCAGCCGTGAATGTAAGCTCATAATCGGCTTTAGGCCCAGTTGCTCACCGGTACTATCCGAAAACGGTGAAATGCCATATAACATGACGCCGGGGCGCACCCAATCGGACAAAGCTTCTTTCCAGGCTAAAATACCAGCCGAGTTGGCAATGCTGCATTCGTTAACCAGATGAAGTTTATCTCCGTTACCAAGCTGGAGCTTATCTCCGTTCCCAAGCTGGAGCTTGGGAACGAGTGTTGCCAGTGTATCTTTAAACAGACTGATTTGTTGAAGTGTTGAAGCATCCTGAATATCATCTGCATTGGCTAAATGCGTCATCAAACGAATCGGCTTTTTGATGATGGAGCACTGGTTTAGGCGTTGATAAACGGCGTTAAATTCATGGGGTTTAAAACCCAGGCGATTCATGCCGGTATCGAGTTTTAACCAAATTTCACAAGCGTCTTGCTCTACCCTGCTTTCAAGAATTTCCAACTGGAAAAAAGAATGCACCACAGCATCCAGTTGATAGTTCAGTAATTTATCCAATTCTTCGGCGCAGGTAAAACCTGATAAAATCGCAATCCGGTTTTTAACCCCGGCATTACGCAAACGAATACCTTCATCAACCCGAGCCACAGCAAAACCATCGACATTTTGCAAGGCTTGAGCAATACGCACCAAACCATGACCATAACCATTTGCCTTGATAACGGCCATAATTTTTGCATCCGGTGCGTAATGGCGAACCCTGTCCAAATTATGCTGTAAAGCTTCCAGATTTAATTCAGCATAGGCTGCCGGTATCATTCATAATCTCCTGCGTTATAAGCCGCTCCAGTAAAACTCTCAAATTTTGTATATTGCCCCAAAAAGGTCAGCCTGACGGTTCCCAGTGGACCATTACGTTGTTTGCCGATAATAAGTTCAGCAATACCTTTATCAGGACTATCCTCGTTATACACTTCGTCGCGATAAACAAACATAATCAAATCGGCATCCTGCTCAATAGCACCCGAATCACGCAAATCCGACATTACCGGGCGTTTGTTGGGGCGTTGCTCAAGGTTTCGGTTAAGCTGCGATAAGGCAATGACCGGCACGTTTAATTCTTTGGCGAGTGCTTTTAAACCTCTGGAAATATCAGAAATTTGTTGTACGCGATTGTCGCCACTGGAGGGTGATTGCATCAATTGTAAATAATCCACCACAATCAAGCCCAACTGACCATGCTCACGCGCCAAGCGCCTGGCTCTGGCACGTACTTCAGTCGGTGATAACGCAGGTGAATCATCAATAAACAATTGTGTACCTGCCAGTAAATTAATGGCTGAGGTCAAGCGCGGCCAATCATCATCTTCGAGTTTACCGGTTCTGACTTTATGCTGATCTATGCGGCCCAATGACGACATCATCCGCATGGCGAGAGAGTCGCCAGGCATTTCCATACTAAATACCGCCACCGGCTTATCGCTTTTTAGCGCGACATTTTCGGCTATGTTCATGGCGATGGTGGTTTTACCCATCGACGGCCTACCTGCAACAATAATCAAATCGGCAGGTTGCAAACCGGAAGTTAACTCATCAAGATCGGGAAATCCGGTACTGGCACCGGTGATGGAGCCCTCTTGCTCAAACAGTGTTTCAATTTTATCAACCGCTTTAGCCAGCAATGATTTTATGGATATAAAACCGCCGGCCTGCCCTCTTTGCCGCTGCTCTGCTATTTGAAACACCTGCCGCTCGGCATTTTCAAGCAGTTCAGCAGTATCACGACCCTCGGTATTAAAAGCCGAATCGGAAATTTCAGTACCGATATGAATAAGTTGTCGCAGAACCGAACGATCTCTGACAATATTGGCGTAAGCGACAATATTGGCCGCACTGGGCGTATCTTTTGCCAGCATGATCAAATAAGACAGCCCGCCAACATTCTCCAATTCACCGACGGCTTTTAAGCCATCCGACAGGGTAATAACATCAAAAGGAATTTGCTTTTCGGCGAGCTCTTCAATCTTTTTGAAAATAAGCTGGTGGCTACGGCGATAAAAATCTTTTTCAATAACTTTATCGGCAATGGCATCCCAGGTTTGATTATCCAGTAGTAAACCACCCAAAACTGATTGCTCGGCCTGTATGGAATTGGGTGGAACCTTCATGGCATCAAGTGAATAATCACGTTCCATGGAATAATTATCAGGCATGGCAGTTAACTAAAAAAAAGAGGAATAATACCACGAGGCGGCTTTTCAGTCATTGGCTTGCACTGCCAAAACGTCAATAACGGCCACTAAAAAGCAAAGCATTTAGTCCACGAAAAACACGAAAGGTACGAAAAAAAGCAAAAAAAATATATTTTCAGGTAAATAATTTTTAACTAAATAATATGGGACTTGAATTCAGGGGATTTAACTTCTAAAAGTTTATAGATTAAAAAATAACCGTTTGAAAGTTTTATCTAACGCTCTATATATGGTTTTTTAAAAATGTTTTTCTCTCGCTATTACACTCAACTTAAGGATATCTTACTTTGTAGGGTTTACTATGCTTGCCTTAAGAGTTTAGGTACGCCCCAAATAGTTATGGCAAGTTATTGAGGTGCTCATAAAAGTGCAATAAATAAGTCTGCTTTTTTTTCGTGCCTTTCGTGTTTTTCGTGGACTCTGCTTTTCTTTTCGTGGACTTTACGGCCAGAGGTTGCAAACGACGTGATGCTTGAGTACCCTGAATGTCTGAATCCTGCATACAGGCAATTTCATCATTATTTAGGGAGCTTCACTAATGACTAACCCGCATCAGAAACCACAACCCAATCGCCAGACGCTTTATATCGCTATTGCTTTGGTACTCGGCATTACGGTTGGCGAAGTGCTCAATCTGACCTTGGGTAGCTTAGGAATAGCGGGGCCAAGCCCGGCATTAATACCGATTATTGAAGTATTTTCCAGCTTGACCGATATTTTTCTCAGACTGATCAAAATGATTATTGCTCCTCTGGTATTTTCCACGCTGGTAGTGGGCATGGCTAAAATGGGTGATATTGAAACTGTCGGACGTATCGGTATCAAGGCACTGCTCTGGTTTTTTTCAGCATCCATTTTTAGTTTGTTGTTAGGCATGTTGTTGGTTAATGTCTTTGAACCGGGAAGTTCTTTGCATATCGCATTACCGCCAATTGGCACCGATACCGGATTAACGCTGGTTAAGCCGACACTAGGCAATTTTGTCTCGCACATATTTCCTAAAAGTATCGTCGAAGCGATGGCGACCAATGAAATTTTGCAAATTGTGGTATTTTCCATGTTCTTTGGCATCGCCTGTGCTTCGATTGGCGAACTGGCCAGACCTGCCGTAAAGTTGCTTGATTCAATCGCGCACATTATGCTGAAAGTTACCGGTTATGTTATGTACTTTGCACCGATCGCCGTGTTTGCCGCGATGGCTTCCGTTATTGCCCAACAAGGTATCGGTATTTTATTATCTTATGGCAAATTTATCGGCGAGTTTTATTTGGGTCTGTTGCTCTTATGCACGGCGCTCGGTTGCGTTGGCTTTGTATTTCTGGGTCGAAGAGTCTTCACTCTGCTACGACATATTCGTGAACCCATGTTGCTGGCTTTTGGTACCGCCAGCAGCGAGAGCGCTTACCCCAAGTTATTACAACAACTGGAACGTTTTGGTTGTGATGAAAAAGTCTGTGGACTGGTTTTGCCTTTGGGCTATTCGTTTAATCTGGATGGTAGCATGATGTATATGACCTTCGCGGTTTTATTTATTGCCCAGGCTTATGGCATTGATATGGCTTTAGGTGATCAGATTATCATGTTGCTGGTGTTGCTTTTTACCAGCAAGGGCGTGGCGGGCGTGCCCAGAGCATCATTAATTGTTATCGCCGCAACCTTGTCCATGTTTGATATTCCTGAAGCCGGCTTATTACTATTGCTAGGTATTGACCAGATTTTGGATATGGGGCGCAGTGTAACCAACGTATTTGGTAATAGTATTGCTGCAGCATTGGTTAGCAAGTGGGAAAAGGCGTTGAAATAGCCGTATAACTTGAAAGCATTGCACCACGAACGACTGCATGGACAGATATTTGCTCCTGCAATATATGCATTCACCACATCCCTGTGAATTATGCAGAAGGTAAAGCAACGCAAGAAGCAGTTGCCGAGGTACGAAGAGCAAGAAGAAAAGCAAAGACGGAAGAAATTTTGTGTTGTAGCTTATTGAGGTTTTAATCATACCAACCATATAGTCATATTAGATCACCATGCAAACCACTAAACCTGCTAAAAAAATCTATCAACATCTTTATGTTCAGGTGCTGACGGCCATCACTTTCGGTATTTTTCTGGGCTATTTTTATCCTGAAACAGCCACGACAATGAAGCCGCTTGGTGACGGCTTTATCAAACTGATTAAAATGATTATCGCACCGATCATTTTCTGCACCGTAGTCACCGGTATTGCGGGTATGCAGGATATGGACAAAGTCGGACGTGTTGGCATTAAAGCCCTGCTCTATTTTGAAGTGGTCAGTACCCTGGCATTGATTATTGGCTTGATTGTTGTGCATTTGATTCAACCTGGGGTGGGTATGAATGTCGATCCCAGCACCCTGGATACTAAAAACCTGAGTGTTTATACCAACGCGGCAACAACCCACGGCAGCGTTGACTTTTTACTAAATATTATTCCTGCCAGCGTTGTTGATGCTTTTGCCAAAGGCGATATATTACAAGTATTACTGTTTTCGGTACTGTTCGGTTTTTCACTGGCCGCGATGAAAGAAACAGGCTCTGAAGTAGTCGTTTTTATTAGTAAATTTTCGCAGGTGTTATTCGGTATTGTCGAAACCATTATGAAGTTGGCACCCCTTGGTGCCTTTGGCGCAATGGCTTTTACCATAGGCAAATACGGTATTGCCTCATTGGCACCACTGGCAAAATTAATGGGCAGTTTTTATTTAACCTGCTTGTTGTTTATTTTTATTGTCTTGGGATTAATCGCCCGGTTTACCGGCTTTAGCATACTAAAGTTTATCATTTATATAAAAGATGAACTGTTAATCGTGCTGGGCACGTCGTCATCAGAATCGGTACTGCCGCGCATGATGACCAAACTGGAAAACCTGGGCTGCTCCAAATCAGTGGTTGGTTTGGTGATTCCAACCGGCTATTCTTTTAATCTGGATGGAACCTCAATTTATCTGGCAATGGCGGCCATCTTTGTTGCCCAAGCTACCAATACACCTCTGACCCTGATTCAGGAACTAACCATTCTCGGCGTACTGCTATTGACTTCAAAAGGGGCTGCAGGGGTTACGGGTAGC
Above is a window of Methylobacter sp. S3L5C DNA encoding:
- the dnaB gene encoding replicative DNA helicase is translated as MPDNYSMERDYSLDAMKVPPNSIQAEQSVLGGLLLDNQTWDAIADKVIEKDFYRRSHQLIFKKIEELAEKQIPFDVITLSDGLKAVGELENVGGLSYLIMLAKDTPSAANIVAYANIVRDRSVLRQLIHIGTEISDSAFNTEGRDTAELLENAERQVFQIAEQRQRGQAGGFISIKSLLAKAVDKIETLFEQEGSITGASTGFPDLDELTSGLQPADLIIVAGRPSMGKTTIAMNIAENVALKSDKPVAVFSMEMPGDSLAMRMMSSLGRIDQHKVRTGKLEDDDWPRLTSAINLLAGTQLFIDDSPALSPTEVRARARRLAREHGQLGLIVVDYLQLMQSPSSGDNRVQQISDISRGLKALAKELNVPVIALSQLNRNLEQRPNKRPVMSDLRDSGAIEQDADLIMFVYRDEVYNEDSPDKGIAELIIGKQRNGPLGTVRLTFLGQYTKFESFTGAAYNAGDYE
- the alr gene encoding alanine racemase; protein product: MIPAAYAELNLEALQHNLDRVRHYAPDAKIMAVIKANGYGHGLVRIAQALQNVDGFAVARVDEGIRLRNAGVKNRIAILSGFTCAEELDKLLNYQLDAVVHSFFQLEILESRVEQDACEIWLKLDTGMNRLGFKPHEFNAVYQRLNQCSIIKKPIRLMTHLANADDIQDASTLQQISLFKDTLATLVPKLQLGNGDKLQLGNGDKLHLVNECSIANSAGILAWKEALSDWVRPGVMLYGISPFSDSTGEQLGLKPIMSLHSRLISVKTLEQGDKVGYSGSWICEKPTTLGVVAIGYADGYPRYAKAGTPVLVNGQRVPLIGKVSMDMITVDLATQPHAKPGDPVTLWGDGLAVEEIARCADTIPYTLVCGVTQRVHLVDKAIS
- a CDS encoding dicarboxylate/amino acid:cation symporter, which produces MTNPHQKPQPNRQTLYIAIALVLGITVGEVLNLTLGSLGIAGPSPALIPIIEVFSSLTDIFLRLIKMIIAPLVFSTLVVGMAKMGDIETVGRIGIKALLWFFSASIFSLLLGMLLVNVFEPGSSLHIALPPIGTDTGLTLVKPTLGNFVSHIFPKSIVEAMATNEILQIVVFSMFFGIACASIGELARPAVKLLDSIAHIMLKVTGYVMYFAPIAVFAAMASVIAQQGIGILLSYGKFIGEFYLGLLLLCTALGCVGFVFLGRRVFTLLRHIREPMLLAFGTASSESAYPKLLQQLERFGCDEKVCGLVLPLGYSFNLDGSMMYMTFAVLFIAQAYGIDMALGDQIIMLLVLLFTSKGVAGVPRASLIVIAATLSMFDIPEAGLLLLLGIDQILDMGRSVTNVFGNSIAAALVSKWEKALK
- a CDS encoding metallophosphoesterase, with the translated sequence MTTITSKDLEIVRPNMGSPLIIVPNGLLDFEITVAYFIPWEKPEKKELPSYQEVLALMKNDPPQIEWGGKRLTLNVLSVYGLFRHPKYTDDYANVKHAETSAQQQYHDGFRWEMRARVGLPQTSILELKAAFGWPSLLNLRWGKVKYHALYVHETLTTNNKFTILHITDTHIAQRNDKIPEILSTVRNIRECEDLSNRYVNFNDNLRALIKEANKRAKAGENVLVILTGDIIDHYHDGWIDGVFVCGQGNDPKDKRSEVFGSSWGYSNVSKFIEIILAKDQQGEALNCPLLVVPGNHDYLMNEVLLNMHFTAEGWMKLAADILGKTISINKNSASSFGLTDNEGREYDYFSFPGYDKRSKADRQTFKSNIQHNDWRATISNYWPYWLAKPKSWQFSQYLHQVSYDLEFNYHLGNHQLLLLNTGNDRYPRFEEFAGIESTPEWASDYIHNGPHSRGITTRHLEMTKEALDSASKEGLLLIFLHAPLMSLEKDETTGIEVLYEDNHAKAKKPTEQEKGNEVSHKLVELYGTDWKKLQAKGFPLFGTKYFKKGERDPCLNFSSSDGEVVKFLDSLCRVTGEPTGTPTLVFSGHTHKAHEFRIEKIDDVSTPNSKNFYYYTDTYCHKYFGKTSNGLALIFRLEWLKTNSPLLLTSAALKLGSRNRQGEWIGQPQYREIMVDGQAVVSLEMKDLPMVDFLSTAKMTPACWNIALRADNGMYVCAELGGGRELIVNRTMAKEWETFEMSLLESNFIALKSWNGQFVKAVGGGGGKVNADSASIGDQETFQLTRIGSNKIALRTKSKGKYVCAEAGGGRELVANRDQIGPWETFTLIPLDHLSTPKAVSGAIISTQPRRIKLIWKTVIGAANYNVEVQYQSADGKWHSAATKILPETEWVVDFLGAYPGQWRVSAQAEFALESEKSPWMAFKFTQ
- a CDS encoding dicarboxylate/amino acid:cation symporter, with amino-acid sequence MQTTKPAKKIYQHLYVQVLTAITFGIFLGYFYPETATTMKPLGDGFIKLIKMIIAPIIFCTVVTGIAGMQDMDKVGRVGIKALLYFEVVSTLALIIGLIVVHLIQPGVGMNVDPSTLDTKNLSVYTNAATTHGSVDFLLNIIPASVVDAFAKGDILQVLLFSVLFGFSLAAMKETGSEVVVFISKFSQVLFGIVETIMKLAPLGAFGAMAFTIGKYGIASLAPLAKLMGSFYLTCLLFIFIVLGLIARFTGFSILKFIIYIKDELLIVLGTSSSESVLPRMMTKLENLGCSKSVVGLVIPTGYSFNLDGTSIYLAMAAIFVAQATNTPLTLIQELTILGVLLLTSKGAAGVTGSGFITLAATLSTIPTIPVAGLALILGIDRFMSEARALTNIIGNGVATVVAAKWENELDEQKLHAVLNPVKIKEET